The genomic window AACGACAGCCCGCTACTGGTCAGGGTGGTGGGGTGCTTTTCCCTGTCCACCAGTGCCACCCCCAGCCAGTTTTCCAGTGAGCGAATACGCCGGCTGAATGCGGGCTGGGTCACAAAACGGGCTTCGGCGGCCTTGGAAAAACTGCCGTGTTCATTCAGCGCCACAAAATCCTTTAGCCATTTTAATTCCATTAAAACAGATCCTTACAGTTCTCTTGTGTCCCTATGCCCAAAAGTAATCGCGGGCAGAGCCTAGAAGGCATTGGTCGTGCAGCGGCGATTATTCCACCATGCGGTTGTTAATCAATTGTATTGCGCATGTTCAAAACGAAGAGGAATGTAAAAATGCATCTAGCTCGTTATCCCCGTCTGCACTTTGCTCATCTGGCCACGCCGCTGGAGCCGATGCATCAACTGACCAAACTGCTGGATGGTCCGAACCTGTGGATCAAACGTGATGATTGTACCGGCCTCGCCGGCGGTGGCAACAAGACCCGCAAGCTGGAATTTCTGATGGCCGATGCCCTCGAGCAGGGTGCCGACACCATCATCACTCAGGGTGCCACCCAGTCCAACCACGCCCGCCAGACCGTGGCCATCGCCACCAAGCTGGGCCTGGAATGCCACATTCTGCTGGAAGATCGTACCGGTGCCGAAGACGCCGATTACAACTACAACGGCAACGTCATGCTGGATCAGCTGTTTGGTGGCCTGCTGCGTAAATACCCTGGTGGTACCGACATGAACGCCGCCATGGCGGAACTGGCCGCCGAGCTGAAGGCCGCCGGTAAAAAGCCCTATATCGTGCCCGGTGGTGGCTCCAACGAGATTGGCGCCCTGGGTTATGTGAACTGTGCCCTGGAACTGCTGGGCCAGGCCAATGATGCCGGCCTGCGCATCGATCACCTGGTGCACGCCACCGGCTCTGCCGGTACCCAGGCCGGCCTGGTGACCGGCCTGTCCGGCAGCAACAGCGGCATTCCGGTGCTGGGCATCGGCGTGCGGGTAGCCCGCGAGCAGCAAGAGGCCAATGTGTTCCGTCTGGCCGAGCGCACCGCCGAGAAGCTGGGCATTCCCGGTGCCGTCAAGCGTGAAGACGTGGTCGCCAACTGCGACTACGTGGGCGAAGGCTACGGCATTCCCGCCCCCAGCACCCTGGAAGCCATTCAGTTGTTTGCCCGCCACGAAGGCATTCTGCTGGACCCGGTGTATTCCGGTAAGGGTGCCGCCGGCCTGATCGACCTGATCCGCAAGGGCCACTTCAAGAAAGGCGAAAACGTGGTGTTCCTGCACACCGGCGGCGCCCAGGCGCTGTTCGGCTACCGGGACGCCTTTGATTTTCCCAAGTACTACTGATTGAACCGGGCGGCCCGGCGCGGCCGCTCACCCCAACGGAATTTGTTATCAGCCAGTTGGCGCGTCTCAGTTTACAGGTGAAATACCATGGAATATCTCAAAAGAGCGGCGGCGGAAAACGAAGTCGCGCAGGAAGATGAACGCATTCAGGCGGTGGTCAAGGACATGCTGGCCAATATAAAGCGCAACGGTGAGACCGCCGTGCGTGAATACGCCAGACAGTTTGATAACTGGCAGGGTGACTTCGTTCTGTCCGAGCAGAAAAAGATAGCCCTGATCGAACAGGTTCCCCCCCAGGTCAAAGCAGATATCGACTTTGCCCATCGCCAGATCAAGCGCTTTGCCGAGGCCCAGCGCGACAGCCTGACCTCCTTTGAAATCGAAACCGAAGAAGGCGTCCGTCTGGGGCAGCAAATACTGCCGGTGCAGTGTGCCGGCTGTTATGTGCCGGGTGGCCGCTATGCTCATGCCGCTTCGGCGCTGATGAGCGTGGCCACCGCCAAGGCCGCCGGGGTGCCCTTTATCGTGGCCTGTTCACCGCCCCGAGGCGACAGCATCAACCCGGCGGTCGCCTATGCCATGCACGTGGCCGGTGCCGACGTGATCCTGGAAATGGGCGGCGTGCACGCCATCGCCACCATGGCCTACGGCCTGTTTACCGACAAGCCCGCCGACATTCTGGTGGGTCCGGGCAATGCCTACGTGGCCGAAGCCAAGCGCATGCTGTTTGGTGAAGTGGGCATCGACGTGTTTGCCGGTCCGACCGAGTCGGCCATCATCGCCGACGGCAATGCCGATCCCATGACCATTGC from Oceanimonas doudoroffii includes these protein-coding regions:
- a CDS encoding D-cysteine desulfhydrase, with amino-acid sequence MHLARYPRLHFAHLATPLEPMHQLTKLLDGPNLWIKRDDCTGLAGGGNKTRKLEFLMADALEQGADTIITQGATQSNHARQTVAIATKLGLECHILLEDRTGAEDADYNYNGNVMLDQLFGGLLRKYPGGTDMNAAMAELAAELKAAGKKPYIVPGGGSNEIGALGYVNCALELLGQANDAGLRIDHLVHATGSAGTQAGLVTGLSGSNSGIPVLGIGVRVAREQQEANVFRLAERTAEKLGIPGAVKREDVVANCDYVGEGYGIPAPSTLEAIQLFARHEGILLDPVYSGKGAAGLIDLIRKGHFKKGENVVFLHTGGAQALFGYRDAFDFPKYY
- the hisD gene encoding histidinol dehydrogenase gives rise to the protein MEYLKRAAAENEVAQEDERIQAVVKDMLANIKRNGETAVREYARQFDNWQGDFVLSEQKKIALIEQVPPQVKADIDFAHRQIKRFAEAQRDSLTSFEIETEEGVRLGQQILPVQCAGCYVPGGRYAHAASALMSVATAKAAGVPFIVACSPPRGDSINPAVAYAMHVAGADVILEMGGVHAIATMAYGLFTDKPADILVGPGNAYVAEAKRMLFGEVGIDVFAGPTESAIIADGNADPMTIAVDLVSQAEHGPNSPVWLFTDSRELGEKVLEIMPHVIADMPNADVCEAAWRDHGVVMLGDSREEVARISDEWACEHLQVLADDLEWWKANLNNYGSLFLGEGSTVSHGDKCSGTNHILPTKKAARYSGGLNVQKFMKVLTYQELSEEANLVFSAAGSRISRTEGMEGHARACDWRLRKYFPDTEWDFHVYDQKRYC